The sequence CGGAAAACCCTGATTTCGCGCGGCGAAAAACCTGATAACGAAGTATTCCGGTCGGAATGGCGGGACTGCCGCCCAGGGGCAGGGCGGCGGCCGGGGAGGAGCCTGGTGGCGCGGGGGCGGAAGGCTTGGGCGGCGGTGGGAGCGGCGCCGGGTCAGATGTCCAGGGAGGTGAGGCCCTCCCGGACCGCGTACTTGGTGAGATCGGCGACGCTGTGCAGGTCAAGCTTCTTCATGATCTGGCGGCGGTGGGTCTCCACGGTCTTGACGCTGACGAAGAGGCGCTGGGCGATCTGGCGGGTGGGGCAGCCCTCGGCGATGAGCTGCAGGACCTCCCGCTCCCGCTCGCTCAACACGGAAAAGGAGGCGGCCTCCGGGGTGGGGATCCGTCCCAGGTAGTCCTCGATGATGATGCCGGCGATGGCCGGCGACAGGTAGCTCTGGCCGGCCGCCACCGTGGTGATGGCCCCGGCCAGCTCCTGGGCCGCACAGTCCTTGAGGAGGTAGCCGGTGGCTCCCGCCTGGAGCATGCCGGTGACGAAGCGCTTGTCGGCGTGCATGGACAGGGCCAGGATCCTGGTCCTGGGGCAGGAGGCCAGGATGCGGCGGGTGGCCTCGATGCCGTTGAGGTCCGGCATGGTGACATCCATCACCACCACCTCCGGCCGCGGCTCGCCGNNNNNNNNNNCCCCACCCACCCCCCCCCCCCCCGCCCGCCCCGCCCGCCCCCCCCCCACGGCCCGCCGGCCGTTCTCCGCCTCGCCCACCACCTCGATGGCGGGCTGTTTTTCCAGCAGCGAGTGCAGGCCGGCCCGCATGATCTTGTGGTCGTCCACCAGCAGAACCCGGATCGCCATGCCGCGTCTCTTCCCAGCTGCCGAGAAGTCAGGTGAGGGGGGCAAAGAGGGTCACCCGGGTGCCCTGGCCCGGCGCGGAGCGCACCTGCAGCCGGCCGCCCAGATGGCTAAGCCGCTCCCGGATGCTGAACAGGCCGAAGCCGCTGCTGGCGCCTCCCCGGGCCTGGGGCCGGTCGGGGGCGAAGCCGATGCCGTCGTCGGTCACCACGATGCGGATCTCGCCGCCGGCCCGCAGGCACTGCACCTGGATCCGGCGGGCCTGGGCGTGCTTGACCACGTTGATGAGAAGCTCCCGCACCGCCCGGAAGAGCACGATGGCGAGGTCATCGCCCAGCGGCTTGGGCAGGCGGTCATCCTCCACGGAACAGGGGATGCCGTGGCGCCGGGCGAAGGTCTCTCCCAGCCAGTCCAGGGCCGCCGGCAGGCCCAGCTCATGGAGAATCGGCGGGCTCAGCTCGAAGGTCAGGGTCCTGGTTTCGCCGATGGCCTCCTGCAAGAGGGTCCAGATCTCGGCCAGCTCCCGGGCGGTCTCCTCGTCCGCCACCGACTCCCGAACCTTGTGCAGCCGCATCCGGATCACCGACAGGTTCTGGCCGATCTGGTCGTGGAGGTCCTGGGCCAGGCGGCGGCGCTCCCGCTCCTGGACCAGGACCAGCTCCGAGGTCATGGTCTGCAGCCGCTCCTTCTGGGCCAGCAGCCGCTCCTCTGCCTGTTGGCGGGCGGTGAGGTCGTGGCAGACCGCAATCAGCTCCCCGGAGGACAGGCGCTCCACCCGGTACTCCCGGCAGGACACCAGGTGCCCGGTCCGCCGGCGCTGGATCTGAACGGTCTCCGGCGCCCCGCCCCGCCAGGCGCGCAGCAAGGCCTTCTCCAGCCGCCGGGCCGCACCCCGGAAGGCCAGCACCTCGGCCAGCGGCCGGTTCAGACAAAGCTCCCGGGGCCGTCCCTCCAGGCCCTCGGCCGCCTGGTTCAGGTCCAGGCAGAGGATCCGATCCCCGGACGCCGTGACCTGGAAGAACCACACCCCGCTGGCCATGGTCTGGAAGAGATCCCGGAACCGGGCTTCGCTCCGCCTTAACGCGGCCTCCGCCCGCTCCAGGGCCTCCGGATCCCGGAGAATGACCAGCCGGTGGGCCTCCCCGTCCACCGTCATCACCATGGCGGACAGGGCGCAGGTCCTGGCTTCGCCCTGCCGATCCAGGTAGGAGGCCGGGCGGTCGACGACCGCATCCTCCGCCCCCAGGAGGTCCTCCAGGGCCGAGCGCTCGCCCGGTCCGTCCAGAAGACGCACCGTGCGCCAGTGGCGGCCCACCACCTCCTCAGGCGCCAAGCCGGTGAGGGTGGTGAAGCGGGCGTTGATCTCCGTGCACTGGCCGTCCCGCTCCCGGATGATGAGCACCCCGTCGGGACTGGCGGCCAGGACGCGGCGGAAGCGCTCCTGGGCGCGCAGGGAGGCGCCGGCAGCCCGGTCGGGGGATCCCGCCGGGCTCCCGGCCGAGGCAAGAGGGACGTTGGCGGTCATGATCGTCCATGTATAACCCTGCCAGGCACGCTTGCGCAACCGTGCCCCCATCCGCTACAGTTCCAGGCATCTGCCGGGAAACAAGCCCAGTCCGGTTCCGAGGGGGACTTCCGATGCCGAAGGAGATCCTGATTGTCGACGACGCGCCCAACATCGTTCTGTCCCTGGATTTCCTGATGCGGCAGGAGGGCTTCCGGGTGCGCAGCGCCGCCAGCGGGGAAGAAGCCCTGCAGGCCCTGGCGGCCCGGGCCCCCGACCTGGTGCTCCTGGATGTGATGCTGCCGGAAAAGGATGGCTACGAGGTTTGCCGGGCGATCCGGGCCGACCCGGCCTTAAGCTCGGTCAAGATCCTCATGCTGACCGCCAAGGGCCGGGAGGTGGAGCGGGAGAAAGGATTGGCCATGGGTGCCGACGACTATGTCACCAAGCCCTTTGCCACCCGGGAGCTGGTCGAACGGATCCGCCAGCTGCTCGCCCGGCCATGACCTCCCGGCCCGATCTGCCGGGGGAAGACCCCGGCCCCATGGCCCTGCCCATTGCCGAGGCCTGTGCTGCCCTCCTGGCCGCCCTGCCGGAGGCGCTCCTTTTGTGCGACGGTCAGGCCCGGATTCTCTTCTGGAGCCCCGCCACCGCCGCGCTCCTCCGCTCCGGCCCGCCTCTGGCTGCCGGCTCGTCCCTGTATTCTTACCTGGAGCGCCCCCCCCTGGAGCACGCCTTCCGTTTTCTCCGCCTGCCGGGCCCGCCCAAGGGCCAAGTCGCCGGCGGGGAGGCTCGCCGGGTGAAGGTCCTGGCCACCGCCTTCCATGGCCAGGCCTTGTGCACCTGCACCGTGACCGCTCTGGGTGGTCCTCCGGATGGCGGCGTCTTCGCGCTGGCGCTGGCGCGGGCGGCTGCTCCCGGGCAGACGGGACGGGATCTGGCGGCGGGCCTGGAGACCTTGCGGGCACCCCTGGCCAACCTCCGGGCCGCGGTGGAGAACCTGGCCTCCTACCCGACCATGGCCGCGGTCATGCGCAGCGCCTTCGAGAACGTCGTGGCCCAGGAGACCATCACCTTGAGCCACCGCTTCCAGGTCCTGATGCAGGCCGCCGACAGTCTCTCCCCGGCCGACAGCCTGATGCTTCCTGTTCCGTGGCCTGACCTTTTGGCCCTCGTCAACCAGCGGCGCCAGGAGCGGAGCCGGCCGGCTCTGGCCAGCAGCGGGCCGGCCACGGCCCTGCTGGTGGAAAGCCACCCCTTTGTCGTGATGCTCGATCTTCTGGCGGCCGGCGTCGAGGCGCTGCGGCCCGCTCGCCCCCTGCACTGGGAGATGGCGCCCGGCGAGCGGTTGGCCTGTCTGGATCTGGTCTGGAGCGGCGAGCCCCTGGCCGCGGCCCAGGTGGATGCCCTGTTGTCCACCCCTTTGCCGGAGACGCCGGGCGGGCAGACGGTCTCCCAGGTGGCGGCCCGGCACGGCTGCGACCCGTGGAGCCGCGGCCACCGCACCTCGTCCTCCGAGGCGGTCCTCCGGCTGCCCATCCCCATGGCCCGGGGCCAGGAGGCCTAGGGGATGGCCTTGCCCCCCTCCGCCCGCCGGCCGCCGGCGGCATCCCGCCGCAGCGAGCGCCTGGTGGTGGTGGCCGCCGCCGGCGCCCTGCTTCTCAACTACCCGCTCCTGGCTTTGTTCAGCAAGCCTGGCCTCGTCTGGGGCGTCCCCACCCTCTACCTCTATATCTTCGTGGTCTGGGCCCTGGTCATCGGCCTGATCGCCCTGGTGGTCGACCGGCCCGCGGGGCGGGCCAGGAAGATCGGAACCGGGGGCGAGGTCTGAAGCAGCACCGATTGTGAGATGCCATGCTCGAGGACTGGTTCATCCTGCTGGCCTCCCTGGCCTATCTGGGGCTGCTGTTCGCCATCGCCTCCCTGGGCGACCTGCGGGCCGACGCCGGCCGGTCCATCATCAGCAACCCGTACGTCTACACCCTGTCCATCGCTGTCTACTGCACGGCGTGGACCTACTACGGCTCGGTGGGACGGGCCGCGGCCACCGGTATCGGCTTTCTGCCCATCTATCTGGGCCCCACCCTGATGGCGACCCTCTGGTGGCCGATCCTGCGCAAGATCATCCGCATCGCCAAGGCCTACCGGATCACCTCCATCGCCGATTTCATCGCCTCCCGCTACCGCAAGAGCGCGCTCTTGTCGGGCCTTGTGACCGTCATCGCGGTGGTGGGCATCATGCCCTACATCGCCTTGCAGCTCAAAGCCATCGCCACCAGCTTCACTGCCCTGCACTATTTCCCGGACATCGCCGGCATGGCGGCCAGAAGGCCGGTCTTCGGCGGTGACACCGCCTTCTTCGTCACCCTGATTCTGGCCATCTTCTCTATCCTGTTCGGCACCCGCAGCATCGATGTCACGGAGCGGCACGAGGGGATGGTGGCCGCCATCGCCTTCGAGTCCGTGGTCAAGCTGCTCGCCTTCTCCGCTGCCGGCCTCTTCGTCACCTTCGTCATGTTCGACGGCCCGGCAGACCTCTTCGCGGTCATGCCGGACCAGCCGGAGACCGCGGCGCTCATGGAGCTGTCTGCGCTGGCCGGCGGCTTCCCGCACTGGTTCTCCCTCATGGCCCTGTCCATGATGGCGATCCTGTTTCTGCCCCGCCAGTTCCAGGTGCTGGTGGTGGAGAGCACCTCCGAGGAGCACGTCCGCAAGGCCGCCTGGCTTTTTCCGGCCTATCTCTTCCTCATCAACCTCTTCGTCATTCCCATCGCCCTGGCTGGCCGGC is a genomic window of Thermodesulfobacteriota bacterium containing:
- a CDS encoding response regulator transcription factor, with the translated sequence GEPRPEVVVMDVTMPDLNGIEATRRILASCPRTRILALSMHADKRFVTGMLQAGATGYLLKDCAAQELAGAITTVAAGQSYLSPAIAGIIIEDYLGRIPTPEAASFSVLSEREREVLQLIAEGCPTRQIAQRLFVSVKTVETHRRQIMKKLDLHSVADLTKYAVREGLTSLDI
- a CDS encoding ATP-binding protein — encoded protein: MTANVPLASAGSPAGSPDRAAGASLRAQERFRRVLAASPDGVLIIRERDGQCTEINARFTTLTGLAPEEVVGRHWRTVRLLDGPGERSALEDLLGAEDAVVDRPASYLDRQGEARTCALSAMVMTVDGEAHRLVILRDPEALERAEAALRRSEARFRDLFQTMASGVWFFQVTASGDRILCLDLNQAAEGLEGRPRELCLNRPLAEVLAFRGAARRLEKALLRAWRGGAPETVQIQRRRTGHLVSCREYRVERLSSGELIAVCHDLTARQQAEERLLAQKERLQTMTSELVLVQERERRRLAQDLHDQIGQNLSVIRMRLHKVRESVADEETARELAEIWTLLQEAIGETRTLTFELSPPILHELGLPAALDWLGETFARRHGIPCSVEDDRLPKPLGDDLAIVLFRAVRELLINVVKHAQARRIQVQCLRAGGEIRIVVTDDGIGFAPDRPQARGGASSGFGLFSIRERLSHLGGRLQVRSAPGQGTRVTLFAPLT
- a CDS encoding response regulator produces the protein MPKEILIVDDAPNIVLSLDFLMRQEGFRVRSAASGEEALQALAARAPDLVLLDVMLPEKDGYEVCRAIRADPALSSVKILMLTAKGREVEREKGLAMGADDYVTKPFATRELVERIRQLLARP